A window of Ruminiclostridium herbifermentans genomic DNA:
GAATAAATAACAGAGTAAACATGCAGGTAAATCAAGGTACAGGTCGTATTCCATTAATGTATTTCAACAAGGAAAAAGCTTTCTTAGGAAGCTTACCAGCCGATACCATAAGAAAGCCTTATCAAATAACTCCACATAAAGTAAAAGTAAATTCATCCAGCATGTTCAACCATAATGAATGCCAGTATTCTGTACCACCAGAATACATTGGAAAAACTCTTACTTTACAAGTGTATGATGGTTACATACATGTTTATTATAACATGGAATTAATAACTATCCATACCCTTAGTAAAAAGAAACTAAATTATTTTACAGAACACTATACTGCTATAGCAAGAAAATCGCATGCATTTAAGGAAGAAAATATAAATGAGCGGGCAAAAGAAAACTTACAGGTTATAGGAGAAGTATATAGTTATGAATAACAGTACATACAACCAGCTATGCCGGAACATGGAAATTCTTGGTCTTGGGCAAATGGTAATTCATCTTGATGAAATATCTAATTTTGTGACATCCAACAATCTTTCGTTTACAGAAGGACTACTGAGACTTAGTAATTACGAAGTTGATTTTAAGGAGGCCAAAGCATCTAGATCTATGATTAAAGCAGCAGCATTTCCTTTTGTAAAGGAATTGAAAGATTATGATTTCAATTTTCAGCCGTCAGTAAATCAGCAAGAAATACAAGAACTTTGCACGCTTGGTTTTCTTGAAAGAAATGAGAATATAGTATTTCTTGGTCCAAGTGGTGTTGGAAAGACTCATCTGGCAACATCAATAGGAATAGCTGCAGCAAAGAAACGTACTAGCACATATTTTATCAAATGTCATGATTTATTGCAGCAACTAAAGAAAGCAAAACTGGAAAACAGACTTGATGTAAGACTCAGACACTTCTGCCATTACAGACTACTTATCATTGATGAACTTGGCTACTTACCCATTGATAAAGAAGATTCTAATATGTTTTTTCAGCTTATAGATATGAGATATGAGAGAAAAAGTACCATTCTTACAACAAACATGAATTTCAACGAATGGGATGGTGTATTCTATGACGCAGTTGTAGCCAATGCAATACTTGACAGGGTATTGCACCATGCACATGTAATATCTATATCTGGAAAGTCATACAGATTAAAGGATCATATGAAGCAAGGAGAATAGTTGTACATAATTATTTAATACTTTTTATACATTTTTCCTTGACAGTTTATAGCTCTGCCAACTCACACAGGGTGGCCGTGCTCGAGGAAGGCATGAAGTATCAGCCCATCGGGATTTCACCGGAACAGGCGCAGTTCCTGGAAACACGGAAGTTTCAGATCAATGAGATTGCCCGTATTTTCAGAGTGCCTCCGCATATGCTCGCCGATCTTGAAAAGTCGTCCTTCAGCAACATCGAGCAGCAGAGCCTTGAGTTTGTGAAATACACGCTCGACCCGTGGGTGGTGCGCTGGGAACAGTCCATGTGCCGCGTCCTGCTTTCCGACAGCGAAAAACCTACAGTATTTATCAAGTTCAACGTTGACGGACTTCTGCGCGGCGACTACGCAAGCCGCATGAGCGGTTATGCGACTGCAAGACAAAACGGATGGATGAGCGCGAACGATATCCGTGAACTTGAAAACCTCGACCGCATCCCTGCTGAACTTGGCGGCGATCTTTACCTCATCAACGGTGCGATGACCAAATTACAGGACGCAGGCGCGTTCGCAAATTCAAAAGGAATGGAGGAAACAACCGAATGAAGAAATTCTGGAACTGGGCGCGGGATGAAGATTCTGGTATCAGAACACTCTATCTGGACGGAACAATTGCCGAAGAGTCATGGTTCGACGACGATGTCACCCCTAAGGCTTTCAAAGCTGATTTGGATGCCGGTGAGGGTGACATTGTTATTTGGATCAACTCTCCCGGCGGCGACTGTATCGCTTCGAGTCAGATCTATACCATGCTCATGGATTACAAAGGCAAAGTCACTGTAAAAATCGATGGTATTGCGGCGTCGGCAGCAAGCGTTATCGCAATGGCGGGAACTGAGGTGTTGATGGCCCCAACAGCCCTCATGATGGTGCATAACCCGCTTACAATCGCAATCGGCGACAGCGAAGAAATGCTGAAAGCCATCGCCATGCTGGACGAAGTCAAAGAAAGCATCATCAATGCCTATGAAATCAAAACCGGACAGTCCCGTGCGAAGCTCTCTCACCTCATGGATGCTGAAACCTGGCTAAATGCCAACAAAGCAATTGAATTAGGCTTTGCCGACGGCATTCTGGAGGATGATAAAAAGAGAGTTCAATCGGACGATGTAACCTATGCTTTCAGCCGCAGAGCGGTAACGAACTCACTGCTGAGCAAGGTCAAACCCAAGATACCCAAACAGAACAAAGGCACACCTATTGAGTCGCTTGAGAAGCGGCTCTCTTTAATTTCGCACTAAATATTATGGAGGTAATATCAATGAACAAAATTCTTGAACTGCGCGAAAAGCGCGCCAAGGCATGGGAAGCCGCTAAGGCTTTTCTCGATACCAAGCGCGGTACTGACGGTCTGGTTTCCCCTGAAGACACCGCTACTTATGAGAAAATGGAAGCCGACGTAGTCGCTCTCGGGAAAGAAATTGACCGCCTTGAAAAGCAGGAAGCCCTTGACCGTGAGCTTTCAAAGCCCCTGAACACACCCCTTACCGGCAAGCCTACCGTTCTTGGTGTGGAAACCAAAACAGGCAGAGCATCTGATGAGTACAGAAAAGCATTCTGGAATGCAATGCGTACCCGCGCCGGTGAGGGCCTTGATCCTATCGTGAAAAATGCTCTGCAGATCGGCACCGATTCTGAAGGCGGATACCTTGTCCCTGACGAGTTCGAACGCACACTTGTAGAGGCTCTTGATGAAGAGAACATTTTCCGTAGACTGGCAAAGGTCATTACCACTTCCTCAGGGGATCGTAAGATTCCGGTCGTAGCTTCAAAGGGTACAGCCTCCTGGATCGATGAGGAAGGCGCTATCCTCGATAGTGACGACAGCTTCGGTCAGGTTTCTATCGGCGCTTACAAACTTGGAACAATGATCAAGGTTTCCGAGGAACTGCTGAACGACAGTGTATTTCCTCTTGAATCCTATATTTCGAGGGAGTTCGCAAGGCGTATCGGCAGCAAGGAAGAAGAAGCCTTTTTCACGGGAGACGGCTCCGGTAAACCGACCGGCATCCTCGCTGCAACCGGCGGTGCTCAAGTCGGTGTGACCACAGCGGGTGCTGCGGCTATCACGATTGAAGAAATGCTCGACCTGTTCTATTCGCTGAAAGCACCTTATAGAAACAAAGCAGTGTTCGTCATGAACGACGCCACCGTAAAGGCGATCCGCAAGCTGAAGGACGGCAACGGTCAGTATCTCTGGCAGCCCTCTCTGCAGGCCGGCACTCCTGACACCATTTTGAACCGTCCGCTGTATACCTCGGCATATGTACCCGCAATTGCCTCAGGCGCAAAGAGCATCGTGTTCGGCGATTTCAGTTATTACTGGGTAGCCGACCGCCAGGGACGTGTGTTTAAGAGACTCAATGAGCTCTACGCTGCAACCGGTCAGGTAGGCTTTGTTGCCACCCAGCGTGTTGACGGCAAACTCATTCTGCCGGAGGCTATCAAGGTGCTCCAGCAGAAGGCTTAACGGAGGTGCGGTATGAGTTATAACACGAAAAACTACACCGAACAGGGCGGCGAGAAAACAGTAATCGGCGGAACGCTTGAAATTAAGGAGGGAGCCTCGGTAACGGGGCTTCCTTCTGCACCGAATCAAGCCGCGAGTACTGCTACAAATGTTGCCGGACTCAAGGACGACCTCAACGCGCTGCTTTTGAAATTGAAAGACGCAGGACTGATGAAACCCGATACATGGAATGTCTCAGCTGCTAATGTCACCACTGCTCTGAGCGAAGATATGACAGCCAATCAAGGCAAAGTCGAATCTATCACTATCGAGGACAATGTCATTACAGTCACTGTTCCGGTTGACGAGCTGATTGCGTATGAAAGCTTGAATCCCGCGCAAGGAACCCACAAATGGGTTGCCATCCTCATAACAACAGGACTTCCTGCCATCACGGCAGTTAAGTATAACGGCAGTCAGCTGACCTCAGCCGATGTAGCTGAGGCTGCTGCTGTCGGTGGGCAGGCCGGAGATATTGTGATGTGGCTGAAGTGCGACGAAATCGTAAATCAGCCGAAGTCGTTCACGCTCTGGGCATCCGGTTATCCAACTGCCGCATTCTCTGTTGTCATCGCGGAACCGGAAACTGAAGAATAAGGAAAGGACTGTGGCGGTATGACACTGCTTGAAAAAGTAAAGGCAAATCTTATTCTTGAGCATACGGCGGACGATGAACTCCTGCAGATGTACATCACCGCCGCCGTATCCTATGCCGAAAGCTATCAGCACCTTCCGGAGAAATTCTACAAGAACCATCCTATGCCGCCTACCACAGAGCAGGCTGTCATTATGCTGTCGTCCCATTTTTATGAGAGCCGGGACGGCAGCACCGGTGGCTTTTTTGCCGACAATGTGCAGGCTGGACAGCAGGTATGGAATACGGTCAACCTTCTTCTTAAACTTGACCGGGATTGGAAGGTGTGAGTATGAGTTTTGGAAAAATGAAAACCTTCATCGATATTATCTCAACCGAACCCACGAAGGATGCTGACGGTTTTGTTATTCACGGCGATACTGTTCTTGCGTCAGTCAGGGCGTATTTTGAGCAGAAAAACTCTACGGAAAAATGGCGTAACATGGCGCAGTCAGATGAAGTGAATGCCTTGTTCCGTCTCCGCACGATTCCAGGACTTGCTCTTCACAACCGCCATGTTATCGTCTGCGAAGGCAAACGCTACAACATATACTCGGTTGAAAATGTAAAGGGCCGTGGAATGTATCTTGAAGTATTGGCGGTGAACGTTGATGGCTAAGGTCAATTTCAAGATGCCGGAGGAATTCCTGCTCAAAGTGTCAAGGTTGGCAGAAAAAACCGATGAGATCATACCGAAGGTTCTTGAAGCCGGTGCCGAAGTCGTATACGACAAGGTAAAAAGCAATCTTTCCTCTGTAATCGGTAAAAACACAAAGGTTGAAAGCCGCTCCACCGGAGAACTTGAATCTGCGCTTGGTGTATCTCCGGCAAAGCAGGACAGAGATGGTAATTTCAACGTGAAAATAGGATTTGCAGAGCCGCGCTCTGACGGCGGCAGCAATGCCAAACTTGCCAACATCCTCGAGTACGGAAAGCATGGCCAGCCTCCGAAGCCTTTTCTGAAACCTGCCAAAAACAGATCAAAAGGTGCTTGCATCGAGGCTATGACCAATAAGCTGGAAAGTGAGATTGAGAAGCTATGAGCATATTATCTGAACTGAACACACTGTTTGAAGCCGCAAATATCCCTGTCGAAACAGGCGTCTTCAGCGGAGTACCTCCTGATGAATACCTGGTACTGACCCCGCTTACTGACACCTTTGCCGTTTACGGAGATAATAAGCCGCTGGCGGATGTAAGCGAAGTCAGAATCTCGCTGTTCAGTAAAAACAACTATTTACAAAGAAAAAATCAGCTTGTGAGGATGCTCCTCCAGGCTGATTTTGTTATTACCGACCGCCGGTATATCGGACACGAGGATGACACCGGCTATCACCACTACGCCATCGATGTGGCGAAAGAATACGAAACGGAGGAACTTTAACATGGCTACAATTGGGCTTGATAAACTCTACTACGCACCAATCACCGAAGCACCTACAACGGGTTACGAAACCTACGGCGCTCCGGTAATGCTGGCAAAGGCAATCTCAGCTGAACTATCAATCGAACTTGCGGAAGCGACACTTTGGGCGGACGACGGTGCCGCCGAAATTATCAAGGAATTCAAGAACGGCAAACTGACCCTTGGTGTGGACGACATTGGTAAAACCGTCGCCGCAAAACTGACGGGAGCGACCACAGATGAAAACGGTGTTCTTATCTCTGCTTCAGAGGATGGTGGCGAGCCTGTCGCTATTGGATTTCGAGCAAAAAAAGCGAATGGTAAGTATCGCTACTTCTGGCTTTACCGCGTCAAGTTCGGCATTCCGTCCACCAATCTTGCCACCAAGGGTGATAGTATCACCTTTTCAACACCAAGTATCGAAGGTACTGTTTCCCGTCGTAATAAACCGGACGGTAATGGTCGTCATCCATGGAAAGCGGAAGTTAACGAAGATGATGTGGATGTGCTGCCGGTTGTGACCAGTGATTGGTATACGGAAGTATACGAACCTGAATTTGAAACAGATTTGGAGGTTTGATGCATGGATAACGAACGAAGCGCTGTCATCAAAATCGGCGACAAAGAATATGAGCTGATTTTGTCCACTCGCGCCACAAAGGAAATCGCCAAACGATACGGCGGGCTGGACAACTTGGGAGAAAAGTTAATGAGGGCAGAAAACTTCGAGATGGCTCTGGATGAGATTATTTGGCTGATTACACTCCTTGCCAACCAGTCCATCCTCATTCACAACCTACGCAACAAGGAAAAACGAAAAGAGTTGCTGACCGAGGAAGAAGTGGAATTGCTCACCTCGCCACTTGAACTGGCGGTATATAAGTCGGCAATTACTGAGGCGATGTTTAAAGGAACGGCTCGTAACATCGAAAGCGAGGATAGTGAGTCAAAAAACGCCGAGGTCGGGTAAGCGACGATGAGTTGTTTACCCGACTTTTATATTACGGTACGGTTCATCTGAATCGCTCCGAAGAGGAAACGTGGCTTACCCCAATTGGACAATTGCTGGATCTATGGGAATGCCATCGCCAGTTCCTTGGAATGGTCAAGCCAAAGCGCGAACTGTTTATCGAAGATGTCGTCCCTGATGGCATCTGATTTTTTACGGAGGGAGGTGTTTTAAGTGGCTGACAATTTTGGGTTAAAAATAGGCGTCGAGGGCGAAAAGGAATTTAAAAACGCATTGCGTGATATAAACCAGTCATTCAAAGTGCTCGGTAGCGAAATGAAATTGGTAACGAGCGAATTCGACAAACAGGACAAATCCATAGCGGCTACTGCTGCCCGTAACGAAGTCCTTAATAAAGCAATCGATGCCCAGAAGGAGAAAATCTCCACCCTTGAAGCCGCTCTTCGAAATGCATCCGAAAGCTTTGGTGAAAATGATCGCCGCACTCAAAACTGGCAGATTGCCCTCAATAATGCCAACGCAGAACTTAACAACATGGAGCGTGAATTAGAAGAATCCGCGGAAGAAGCCGACGACCTTGGTGAGGAACTTGAGGACGCTGGTGACATCGCCGAAAAGTCTGGTGGAAAGTTCGAGAAACTGGGCGGCATCCTCAAAGGTATTGGTGTAGCAATGGGCGCTGTGGCTGTGGCTGCCGGAGCCGCTGCCATTAAACTTGGCAAAGAAGTCATATCCGCCTATGCGGACTACGAACAACTGGTCGGCGGTGTTGATACACTCTTTGGTGAAGCGTCACAGTCTGTTCAGAAGTATGCTGAAAATGCTTTCAAGACCGCCGGTATGTCCGCCAACGAATATATGGAAACTGTCACGGGCTTTTCGGCAAGTCTTATCCAGTCCCTCGGCGGTGATACTGCAAAAGCGGCGCAGGTTGCGGACATGGCGATTACTGATATGGCCGATAATGCCAATAAAATGGGGACGGATCTGTCAGCTATTCAGACGGCCTATCAGGGTTTTGCCAAGCAAAACTATACGATGCTCGACAATCTGAAGCTGGGATATGGCGGCACAAAATCTGAAATGGAGCGACTCTTGGCTGATGCCGAAAAAATATCCGGCATTAAATACGACCTCTCTTCATTTTCCGATTTGACGGAAGCGATCCATGTCATTCAGACCGAAATGGGAATCACAGGAACGACTGCTTTGGAAGCCACGGAAACAATAGCTGGCTCTATGGCGGGGATGCAATCAGCTATAGGAAACTTGATGGCAGGTTTGGGTAATGCCAATGCTGATGTCGGACTTTTGATTGGTAATGTGGTCGAAGCGTTCCAGAACGTCGTGAAAAACATTGTTCCAGTTATTGAGAATATAGTAAGGGCATTGCCGCCTGCCCTCGACGGGATACTACAGGCAATCGGTGATTTGCTTCCGACTCTGCTCTCTACGGTAGTCGATCTTTTCACACAGGTGCTGACAACGATTTTGA
This region includes:
- the istB gene encoding IS21-like element helper ATPase IstB; amino-acid sequence: MNNSTYNQLCRNMEILGLGQMVIHLDEISNFVTSNNLSFTEGLLRLSNYEVDFKEAKASRSMIKAAAFPFVKELKDYDFNFQPSVNQQEIQELCTLGFLERNENIVFLGPSGVGKTHLATSIGIAAAKKRTSTYFIKCHDLLQQLKKAKLENRLDVRLRHFCHYRLLIIDELGYLPIDKEDSNMFFQLIDMRYERKSTILTTNMNFNEWDGVFYDAVVANAILDRVLHHAHVISISGKSYRLKDHMKQGE
- a CDS encoding head maturation protease, ClpP-related translates to MKKFWNWARDEDSGIRTLYLDGTIAEESWFDDDVTPKAFKADLDAGEGDIVIWINSPGGDCIASSQIYTMLMDYKGKVTVKIDGIAASAASVIAMAGTEVLMAPTALMMVHNPLTIAIGDSEEMLKAIAMLDEVKESIINAYEIKTGQSRAKLSHLMDAETWLNANKAIELGFADGILEDDKKRVQSDDVTYAFSRRAVTNSLLSKVKPKIPKQNKGTPIESLEKRLSLISH
- a CDS encoding phage major capsid protein encodes the protein MNKILELREKRAKAWEAAKAFLDTKRGTDGLVSPEDTATYEKMEADVVALGKEIDRLEKQEALDRELSKPLNTPLTGKPTVLGVETKTGRASDEYRKAFWNAMRTRAGEGLDPIVKNALQIGTDSEGGYLVPDEFERTLVEALDEENIFRRLAKVITTSSGDRKIPVVASKGTASWIDEEGAILDSDDSFGQVSIGAYKLGTMIKVSEELLNDSVFPLESYISREFARRIGSKEEEAFFTGDGSGKPTGILAATGGAQVGVTTAGAAAITIEEMLDLFYSLKAPYRNKAVFVMNDATVKAIRKLKDGNGQYLWQPSLQAGTPDTILNRPLYTSAYVPAIASGAKSIVFGDFSYYWVADRQGRVFKRLNELYAATGQVGFVATQRVDGKLILPEAIKVLQQKA
- a CDS encoding head-tail connector protein yields the protein MTLLEKVKANLILEHTADDELLQMYITAAVSYAESYQHLPEKFYKNHPMPPTTEQAVIMLSSHFYESRDGSTGGFFADNVQAGQQVWNTVNLLLKLDRDWKV
- a CDS encoding head-tail adaptor protein; this translates as MSFGKMKTFIDIISTEPTKDADGFVIHGDTVLASVRAYFEQKNSTEKWRNMAQSDEVNALFRLRTIPGLALHNRHVIVCEGKRYNIYSVENVKGRGMYLEVLAVNVDG
- a CDS encoding HK97-gp10 family putative phage morphogenesis protein, whose product is MAKVNFKMPEEFLLKVSRLAEKTDEIIPKVLEAGAEVVYDKVKSNLSSVIGKNTKVESRSTGELESALGVSPAKQDRDGNFNVKIGFAEPRSDGGSNAKLANILEYGKHGQPPKPFLKPAKNRSKGACIEAMTNKLESEIEKL
- a CDS encoding major tail protein, producing the protein MATIGLDKLYYAPITEAPTTGYETYGAPVMLAKAISAELSIELAEATLWADDGAAEIIKEFKNGKLTLGVDDIGKTVAAKLTGATTDENGVLISASEDGGEPVAIGFRAKKANGKYRYFWLYRVKFGIPSTNLATKGDSITFSTPSIEGTVSRRNKPDGNGRHPWKAEVNEDDVDVLPVVTSDWYTEVYEPEFETDLEV
- a CDS encoding phage tail protein gives rise to the protein MADNFGLKIGVEGEKEFKNALRDINQSFKVLGSEMKLVTSEFDKQDKSIAATAARNEVLNKAIDAQKEKISTLEAALRNASESFGENDRRTQNWQIALNNANAELNNMERELEESAEEADDLGEELEDAGDIAEKSGGKFEKLGGILKGIGVAMGAVAVAAGAAAIKLGKEVISAYADYEQLVGGVDTLFGEASQSVQKYAENAFKTAGMSANEYMETVTGFSASLIQSLGGDTAKAAQVADMAITDMADNANKMGTDLSAIQTAYQGFAKQNYTMLDNLKLGYGGTKSEMERLLADAEKISGIKYDLSSFSDLTEAIHVIQTEMGITGTTALEATETIAGSMAGMQSAIGNLMAGLGNANADVGLLIGNVVEAFQNVVKNIVPVIENIVRALPPALDGILQAIGDLLPTLLSTVVDLFTQVLTTILTLLPELIPAAVDAVMTIVGALIDNLPLLIDAAVQLVATLVTGIADALPQLIPAAVNAVITIVQGLIESLPMILDAALQLILGLAQGILDALPQLIAALPAIILGIVDFIIGAIPQIIDAGIQLLVSLVDALPEIVTAIVAAIPQIIEGLISAILGSIPQLIDAGIQLLVSLVQNLPQIITAIVAAIPQIISSLITAIIGSIPQLVAAGIQLFVSLIKNLPTIIVEIVKAIPQIITAIVKGFTGNIGKIVQVGSDLIKGLWQGISNVADWIWGKISGFFGGIVDGIKNFFGIHSPSTLFAGLGENMGQGIGVGFEQAMDEVAEDMQNAIPTSFDTPGINMGDVTGSHGGLAVSGMPSLINIQQMIVRSEDDIRRISQELYNLMQTGSRAQGRFSPA